Sequence from the Exiguobacterium aurantiacum genome:
GCCTTCACGACTTTCCCGCCTTCGAACCAGAGCGTGAACCCATCAATCAAGTTGCCGCTATAGCTGAGTGGTTTCGTGCTCGACACGTGTCCTTCGACCGAGTCTTTATCGGCGAGCGTGAACACTTCTTCGGTCGGCATGTTGGCGATGAAATCGACACCGTCGATGTTCGGTCCGCCGCCGCCAAGGAAGACGTGCTTTTTCGGCAAGCCGATCGTCAATTCCGTGCCCGGTGCCTTGTAGTGGAGCTTCGCATATTTCTTGTTCGTGAGTAACGTAGCGCGTTCACGGAGCGATGTGTCATGCGTATCCCACGCCGCGACGACATCCGGTTGGTCCATGCGCGTCGCTTCAAAAATCGCTTTCCAAAGAGCCGGTACGGCGTCTTCACGGTCTGGGAATACTTTCTTCGCCCATGCTTCCGAAGCGCCAGCCACGATTGACCAGCTCACGTTGTCGCTCATGACGTACTTACGCCATTTCGCGAGCGCCACGCCGGCAGCACGGTTCGAGTCCGCGATTCGTGATGACTCGACGCCGTTCAGTGCGTCCGGGTCGTCGCTGACGATTGACAGGAAGGCCGTCTTCTCTTCGGCCAATTGCTCAAAGCGAGCCTTGAGCCATTCTGGATATTCTTTAAAGGCATCTGCCGGGGCGTTGAAGTAACGGACTTTCGTCGTCTCTTCGTCGCTCCAGTTGACATACACTTGTTTCGCGCCAGCCGCGTAAGCTGCTTTCACGATTTGACGGACGAGCGGTGCTTGGCTAATATCAGCTCGGACTTCGAGCTGTTGGCCCGGCTGAATGTTGACGCCTTTTTTGACGGCAAGCTCAGCATAGCGTGCGAATTCTGCCTCGGTCGGCATGGTTACAGTAGACATATGTACAGTTCCTCCTTTTTCACTTATTTCTATTTTCTTAAATTTTCGGAAAAGTTGCAACCAAATCGCAAAAACGGGCATATTAGTAGATGAAGACAGAAGGAGGAATATACATGTCAGATTGGAAAACAACGTACACACACTTTTTGACGAGCGCGACCGAGGACTATAACGATAAAGAAAAATTGGGTGATCTCTTGGTCCAAGGCGAACTCGCTTTAGCGAAAGTAACGGTCGACGTCGCCTCGAGCGAGATAAGCAATATCGAACGGGAAGAAGAATTGACGCTCTATTTCCAAATGAAACAGTTGCTCAACATGTTGCGGGCCGTCTATAACGACCAGTTCGAGATGCAACCAAATAAACAAGACGCTCTCGTTGCGGCCGTTCTCTACTTTGTATCGCCATTTGATGCGATTCCGGACGACGCACCGCTCGGCTTGTTCGACGACGCTCAAGTCATCGATTACGTACACGAGCAACTCGCAAGCGATATCGACCGCTTTCACAACGAATTGTAATCGTTCGGCGCTTGAAATTCCGCTATCGTCGGAGTACGCTTGAGTGAGTTTATGTCAAAGGGGGCGTATGGCGCCTAGCCATTATTTATGTACGCAAAAACTAGAAAACGGATCGCCGTCGAGACGACTTTGTTCATCATCGCCGGAACGATCTTACAATCGATCTTTGTCGGTCTACTGCTCAAACCAAACGAGATTGGGTCCGGGGGCATCGTCGGGATCACATTGATCGTCAATGAATTGTTCAACACGCCAATCGGATTCACACAACTCGTGTTGAATATCCCGCTCTTCATCGTCGGGATTAAATATCTCGGAAAACGGTTCATCCTCATGACCGGCCTTGTCGTCGTCTTGTCATCCATCTTGATCGACACGCTGCCCGTGCTTATCCCGCCGACCCCGCTCGACGATCCGCTCGTCGCCTCGGTGTTCAGTGGAATCGTCTCCGGGCTCGGGCTCGCCCTGCTGTTGTTCGCAGGCGCTTCTACCGGCGGACTCGATATTCTCGGGAAAGTCATTTACACGAACAATCGAAACTTATCACTCCCGAAAATCTTTTTGACGCAAGATATCATCGTCTACATTCTCGTGTTCATCACGTTCGACATTAAGGCCGTCATGTACGCGCTCGTGCTCAGTTTCGTCCGGTCGCGGACGCTGTTGACGATCCACCGCTTCTTCTCGGCGCAAAAACAGTGCTTCATCATCTGTAAAAAAGCCGATGAGATCAACCTCGTCATCAAGCAGAATTTGAAACGCGGCGTCACAATCATGGACGCGATCGGCGGTTACTCGAACGATTCGAAGAAGATGTTGTATGTCGTCGTACAGAACAACGAGATTCCGAAACTGCGTCAAATCGTCTCCGAGATTGATTCGGAAGCGTTCGTCACCGTCTCGGAAATCGATTCAGTCGTCGGTAACTTCAAGGAACATTCCTATACGCTTTAATCGACAGCAAGCTGCTGTCGATTTTTTTGTGTAATAAATGCATCCACAATCCGATAATAGTGATGAGCCTCTTAGACATATACAGAAGGAGGTGCATGAGTTGTCTAACCACTCGTTGCGCCAAACAGTCCCCGCTTTGCTCGTCGGGACCTTTTTTCTCGGCCTTTTATTGATCCTGTTCACCCCTTATGACTTGAGGGAGACGAGTTTATTCGTCTATTTCACGGTGGTCACGCTCACAGCGACCGCCTTCAGCATTACCGCCGTCGTGCGGAATCGCGGAATGCGCCGGTACATCCATTCACTGATTAGCGCCGGCAATGTTTGTTTCATCGCCTATTTGGTCGGTCATCACTTCGTCATGTCGACCGGAATCGAGCTTATGCCATTTATTCAAAACTTCTTTTATTTGATTATGTCTTTGATCGTCATCACCCAGTCGATTGAGATTCGGACATTGAAACTGCGAACGTTTGATATCTTCGCCTTGCTCAGTTTTCTGTTGATTGGCGCTCTGCATCTGTTCATTTATTCGAGCGAGAACGGAAGTTATGCCGCCAACTTGAACGGATTTGAAGAGCAGATGGTGTTGATCAGCCTGTACATGATGCTCGGCTTTCTCTATTTGAATCGAATCACTTCGGCCGGTCAGAGCTTCCGCGTGCTCTTATTGATCGGCGTTCTCGGATTCACGACCGCTTCGATCGTGAACCAGTTGCTCATCTTCAACGGCATCGGCCATGAGCTGGTGCACTTGCTTCAAGTGAGCAGTATTTTCATCATTTCCATCAGTTACGTGTTTGACGAATCGACCGAGGACGCCCTCGTCTATGATTCCGTATTCGATTACGTCGTCTATAGCACGATCGTCATGCTGTTCATGCTCGCCTCCGACCGGTTGCTCGGTACATCCGTGCTCGACTCGATGACGGCGAACGCCGTCTTATTGCTACTCATTCGTCAGTTCGTCGTCGCCAAGCAAAACGCCTTGATCAGCCACCGCTTACATACCGTCAATACCGACCTCGAAGTCGCAGTGACAACGAAAGCGCATGAACTTGAAATCCGGGAGCAACAGTATCGATCGCTATTCGCCTACCATGCCGAACCGATTTTCTTGTTCGATCTTCACGGCGAAGTGTTGTCTGTGAACGAGGCCGGGAGCTCGGTACTCGGTCATGACACAGAAACGCTCATCGGCTCCAACATATTAGATATCATCGAACAAAAAGACCGGTCCGCCTACGCGACGGTGCTGCATGATTTAAAGAACGGTCGTCCGCGCACGCTCGACGTCGATGTCGTCACCGAGGACGGGTCGAAACGGGTATGGCAGTTGATGAACATCCCGATGATCATCGACGGTGAAGTCGAAGGCATTTATGCGATTGTCAAAGACATCACTCAAATGATCGTCCAACAAGAACAAATCTACTATCAGGCGAACCACGACAGCCTGACCGGGCTACACAACCGTTATGCGCTGCAAGAACAGATCGAACGGCTCATCGCCGAAGGGCGACCGTTCTCGCTTATGTTCTCAGACCTTGACGGTTTTAAAGAAATCAATGACCAGTTCGGCCATCATATGGGTGACGAGTTGTTGCAACATATCGGCAAACGACTGCGGGGCGCCTTATTACCGAACGAGTATGCGGGACGCCTCGGCGGTGACGAGTTCATCGTCGTCGCTGAACACGAGGACGACGAGATGCTCGTCGAACGGTTGCGACGCTTCGTCTATCGCCCACCTTACTTTATGGGCGGGACCCTCGTCGAGATCCATGCGTCGATTGGGATTGTCCGCTATCCCGATCACGGGTCAACGCTCAAACATCTGCTCTCCAACGCAGACCTGGCGATGTATAAAGCGAAAGACAAAGGACGCAACGAGACCGTCCTGTTCGCACCAGAGCTACGTACGGATAAGGAAGAGCGTAAGCTGTTGATGGAAGGGCTCGACACCGCCCTTGAAAAAGGCGAGATCTCGCTTTACCTCCAACCTCAAGTCGATGCCTCGACGAAAGCCATCATCGGGGCCGAGGCACTCATGCGCTGGCAACGTGACGGCGTCTTCATCCCGCCGAGCCAATTCATCCCGATTGCTGAAGAGACGGGCCACATCCACGATCTCGGTCGCTGGATGATTCATGAGACGTTCCAATTGATGTATGCCTTCGAGCAAGGCGACATCCATTTACCAAAATTGTCGGTCAACCTATCCGTCCGTCAACTGTTCGATGAACATTTAATCGAGTATTTGACGACTTTGTTTGAGCGCTTCCCGATTGAACCGAGCCGACTCAACTTCGAGTTGACCGAGACCGTCGCCGCCCACCATTCTGACCGTGTGTTGACCCGAATCCTCGAACTCAAGGCGCTCGGCATCAAACTGTCGATCGATGACTTCGGGACGGGTTACAGCTCGCTCGCCTATCTCGTCCGTTATCCGATTGACGAGTTGAAGATTCCGCGCGAGTTCACGATGCAACTCGAAGAGAATCGTGAATACCAGACCGTCACCGCGACCATCGTCGCGATGGCAAGGCAACTCGGGATGGCGCTCGTCGCCGAAGGGGTCGAAACGGAGTATCAAGAGAACTTTTTGCGAAAGATTGGCTGTGACTCGATGCAAGGGTATCGCTATGCGAAGCCGATGCCGCTCGATGAGTTTGTCATCTATTATATGAAACAAACGATGTAACGAAAATGCCTCGAACCGGGTACCGGTTCGAGGCATTCTGTCATTTCATCTCATAAATTTTGACTTCACCTGGTTTTAAGTCGACCCAGAGATCCCAATTTTCATCGAACGAGTGCTCGGCATACGGCCATGAAGTCGGCGAATAGACCATCTCGGCGAAACGGCTCGCGTTCCAGTTACGGCGGCGCACTCCGTCGAGCGGGACTTTCCCCTGCAGTGAATGATGCATACTCGTGTTGGCGACGACGAGGAGCGTCTCGTTCGTGTCCGGACGCAACCAGGCGAGCCCGATGAACGGCGCATCCATCTGTTGCATCGCGAGTGGTTCGAAATGACTCGGATTGACGAGCACATCCAACCAACGACGACGCACTTCGGCCACTTGATGCATGAGTTCAATCATCTCGTTCCGTTCCGGATGATCCCAGTGGAACTGGTACGCGTCGAAGAAGGCGAGTTTCCCAAAATAAGGATTGGTCGGGAACAGTTGATACGCCTCTTCCGGTCGGCAGTCGAGCCCCGTGTTCATCGGTTGTGTCTCATACAGTTCGAGCCCAGAGTTCGTCATCGGGACACCGTTCGGCACGAACCCGTTCAACACAGTGAGCAAGCGACTCGCTTGGCGTCCCCCGTCCCGAGTCGCCAGGCGGCGCGTATCGGCCGTCTCCCCGGCAGCGAATACCGGCAACGGCAAGAAGCGTGAATCATAAATGAATTGGTGCGTCTCATGTGTATCA
This genomic interval carries:
- a CDS encoding aminopeptidase, producing MSTVTMPTEAEFARYAELAVKKGVNIQPGQQLEVRADISQAPLVRQIVKAAYAAGAKQVYVNWSDEETTKVRYFNAPADAFKEYPEWLKARFEQLAEEKTAFLSIVSDDPDALNGVESSRIADSNRAAGVALAKWRKYVMSDNVSWSIVAGASEAWAKKVFPDREDAVPALWKAIFEATRMDQPDVVAAWDTHDTSLRERATLLTNKKYAKLHYKAPGTELTIGLPKKHVFLGGGGPNIDGVDFIANMPTEEVFTLADKDSVEGHVSSTKPLSYSGNLIDGFTLWFEGGKVVKAEAKQGQQALDELLNLDEGARRIGEVALVPDDSPISNSGLLFYNTLFDENASCHLALGRAYSTCLEGGPQMSAEELAENGANDSMTHVDFMIGSAEMNIDGELEDGSREAIMRDGNWVI
- a CDS encoding putative bifunctional diguanylate cyclase/phosphodiesterase, with amino-acid sequence MSNHSLRQTVPALLVGTFFLGLLLILFTPYDLRETSLFVYFTVVTLTATAFSITAVVRNRGMRRYIHSLISAGNVCFIAYLVGHHFVMSTGIELMPFIQNFFYLIMSLIVITQSIEIRTLKLRTFDIFALLSFLLIGALHLFIYSSENGSYAANLNGFEEQMVLISLYMMLGFLYLNRITSAGQSFRVLLLIGVLGFTTASIVNQLLIFNGIGHELVHLLQVSSIFIISISYVFDESTEDALVYDSVFDYVVYSTIVMLFMLASDRLLGTSVLDSMTANAVLLLLIRQFVVAKQNALISHRLHTVNTDLEVAVTTKAHELEIREQQYRSLFAYHAEPIFLFDLHGEVLSVNEAGSSVLGHDTETLIGSNILDIIEQKDRSAYATVLHDLKNGRPRTLDVDVVTEDGSKRVWQLMNIPMIIDGEVEGIYAIVKDITQMIVQQEQIYYQANHDSLTGLHNRYALQEQIERLIAEGRPFSLMFSDLDGFKEINDQFGHHMGDELLQHIGKRLRGALLPNEYAGRLGGDEFIVVAEHEDDEMLVERLRRFVYRPPYFMGGTLVEIHASIGIVRYPDHGSTLKHLLSNADLAMYKAKDKGRNETVLFAPELRTDKEERKLLMEGLDTALEKGEISLYLQPQVDASTKAIIGAEALMRWQRDGVFIPPSQFIPIAEETGHIHDLGRWMIHETFQLMYAFEQGDIHLPKLSVNLSVRQLFDEHLIEYLTTLFERFPIEPSRLNFELTETVAAHHSDRVLTRILELKALGIKLSIDDFGTGYSSLAYLVRYPIDELKIPREFTMQLEENREYQTVTATIVAMARQLGMALVAEGVETEYQENFLRKIGCDSMQGYRYAKPMPLDEFVIYYMKQTM
- a CDS encoding YitT family protein; its protein translation is MYAKTRKRIAVETTLFIIAGTILQSIFVGLLLKPNEIGSGGIVGITLIVNELFNTPIGFTQLVLNIPLFIVGIKYLGKRFILMTGLVVVLSSILIDTLPVLIPPTPLDDPLVASVFSGIVSGLGLALLLFAGASTGGLDILGKVIYTNNRNLSLPKIFLTQDIIVYILVFITFDIKAVMYALVLSFVRSRTLLTIHRFFSAQKQCFIICKKADEINLVIKQNLKRGVTIMDAIGGYSNDSKKMLYVVVQNNEIPKLRQIVSEIDSEAFVTVSEIDSVVGNFKEHSYTL
- a CDS encoding YkvA family protein, yielding MSDWKTTYTHFLTSATEDYNDKEKLGDLLVQGELALAKVTVDVASSEISNIEREEELTLYFQMKQLLNMLRAVYNDQFEMQPNKQDALVAAVLYFVSPFDAIPDDAPLGLFDDAQVIDYVHEQLASDIDRFHNEL